A window from Acidobacteriota bacterium encodes these proteins:
- a CDS encoding outer membrane lipoprotein-sorting protein → MNDRHRSRCSGTSALACALGLALALPPGPFVAAAPAPVEAAAIVAEAQRRTESKSHRYEGVLRSFDAGGKATEKRWTYERLGSHGASKVVIRFTAPAEVKGVALLIANHPDRASDQWMWTPAIERDRRIALQDRSTRFFGTDFTFEDLEERDVDQFDYTLQADATIDGAACWTIQSTPKPGKRSQYARSILWIRQDDYAFARMEMWSGDAVVRRLDYGALRNVQGIWTAHELRMADVRRGTRTELRLDRVQYDVPLRDTDFTLEALRR, encoded by the coding sequence ATGAATGACCGTCATCGTTCCCGTTGCAGCGGCACGAGCGCGCTCGCGTGCGCGCTGGGCCTGGCCCTCGCCCTGCCGCCTGGCCCGTTCGTCGCGGCGGCCCCCGCTCCAGTCGAGGCGGCGGCGATCGTCGCAGAAGCGCAGCGGCGCACCGAGTCGAAGTCCCACCGCTACGAAGGCGTGCTGCGCTCGTTCGACGCCGGAGGCAAGGCCACGGAGAAGCGGTGGACGTACGAGCGGCTCGGATCCCACGGCGCGAGCAAGGTGGTCATCCGGTTCACGGCGCCCGCCGAAGTCAAGGGCGTCGCGCTGCTCATCGCCAACCATCCGGATCGCGCGTCCGATCAATGGATGTGGACCCCGGCCATCGAGCGCGATCGGCGGATCGCGCTGCAGGATCGATCGACGCGCTTCTTCGGCACGGACTTCACGTTCGAGGATCTCGAGGAACGCGACGTCGACCAGTTCGACTACACGCTCCAGGCCGACGCGACGATCGACGGCGCCGCCTGCTGGACCATTCAGTCGACGCCGAAGCCCGGCAAGCGGTCCCAGTACGCACGATCGATCCTGTGGATCCGCCAGGACGACTACGCCTTCGCCCGCATGGAGATGTGGAGCGGCGACGCCGTCGTCCGGCGGCTGGATTACGGGGCGTTGCGCAACGTGCAGGGAATCTGGACCGCGCACGAGCTGCGCATGGCCGACGTGCGGCGCGGCACGCGGACCGAGCTTCGACTCGACCGCGTGCAGTACGACGTGCCGCTGCGCGACACGGACTTCACGCTGGAGGCGCTCCGCCGGTGA
- a CDS encoding histidine phosphatase family protein, whose protein sequence is MPAERSLYLVRHAIAHERSERWPDDSARPLTAAGAARMRAIVAGLRTLNPAIDLVATSPYARAASTAALLVRGLSPKPTLLEVDVLEPDHAPADVARAAGSLDATGVALVGHEPGMGELAAWLLGAREPLPFKKGGICRVDTPVWPPAAGRGTLIWFATPKMLRALGRRGR, encoded by the coding sequence ATGCCCGCCGAGCGTAGCCTGTATCTCGTCCGCCACGCGATCGCCCACGAGCGGAGCGAACGCTGGCCCGACGACAGCGCGCGCCCGCTCACGGCCGCGGGCGCCGCGCGGATGCGCGCGATCGTCGCCGGGCTGCGGACGCTGAACCCGGCGATCGACCTCGTCGCGACGAGCCCGTACGCTCGTGCCGCGTCGACCGCGGCGCTGCTCGTCCGCGGGCTGTCGCCGAAACCGACGCTGCTCGAGGTCGACGTGCTGGAGCCAGACCACGCGCCAGCCGACGTCGCGCGCGCGGCCGGCAGCCTCGACGCGACCGGCGTCGCCTTGGTGGGGCACGAGCCCGGCATGGGCGAGCTGGCCGCCTGGCTGCTCGGCGCGCGCGAGCCGCTGCCGTTCAAGAAGGGCGGCATCTGTCGAGTCGACACCCCGGTCTGGCCACCGGCGGCCGGACGCGGCACGCTGATCTGGTTCGCGACGCCGAAGATGCTTCGGGCGTTGGGACGGCGCGGCCGCTAG
- a CDS encoding CHAD domain-containing protein, translated as MSISSSTLSRALGRAAVEQSLEIARRADGVLNGRVRDVHRMRVASRRLREVLAVLAAGDVSGAKRLRRRIRRLTRALGDVRELDVMLEELAAAQERHRWADRDVMRWRRALEAKRASARERLARVLARADAEACAEACRRLAAESRRRRGPAWSAVLARRTSKRAAAVASAVIACGADYDPVRLHRLRIAVKKLRYSLELEPAAPDLIGLRETLRETQQQLGRWHDRHVLAAALSTRAGRRPSRPSRRHRAMSAETIEEECRTLHAELLAGLPSLAVSAIRVRQAGDGRAPRSTRMARTTLHAVADARRA; from the coding sequence ATGTCGATCTCGTCGTCCACGCTCTCGCGCGCGCTCGGGCGCGCGGCCGTCGAGCAGAGTCTCGAAATCGCCCGCCGCGCCGACGGCGTCCTGAACGGCCGCGTGCGGGACGTGCACCGCATGAGGGTGGCGTCGCGGCGGCTGCGGGAGGTGTTGGCGGTGCTGGCCGCCGGTGACGTGTCGGGGGCGAAGCGGTTGCGCCGGCGCATCCGCCGGCTGACGCGCGCGCTGGGCGACGTGCGGGAGCTCGACGTGATGCTGGAGGAACTGGCGGCGGCGCAGGAACGGCATCGATGGGCCGATCGCGACGTGATGCGGTGGCGGCGCGCCCTCGAGGCGAAGCGCGCGAGCGCGCGCGAACGCCTGGCGCGGGTGCTCGCGCGCGCCGATGCGGAGGCGTGCGCCGAGGCGTGCCGCCGGTTGGCTGCGGAGAGCCGTCGCCGTAGAGGGCCGGCATGGAGCGCCGTGCTCGCCCGCCGCACGTCGAAGCGCGCGGCCGCCGTGGCCTCGGCAGTGATCGCGTGCGGGGCGGACTACGATCCGGTCCGGTTGCACCGGTTGAGGATCGCGGTGAAGAAGCTGCGCTACTCGCTCGAGCTGGAGCCCGCCGCGCCGGATCTGATCGGGCTTCGAGAAACGCTGCGAGAGACCCAGCAGCAACTCGGACGCTGGCACGACCGCCACGTGCTGGCCGCCGCCTTGTCGACGCGCGCCGGCCGGCGGCCGAGCCGGCCATCGCGCCGGCATCGTGCGATGTCGGCTGAGACGATCGAGGAGGAGTGCCGGACGCTGCACGCCGAGCTTCTCGCAGGACTCCCGTCGCTTGCCGTCAGCGCGATCCGCGTACGGCAGGCTGGCGATGGCCGGGCGCCACGTTCCACGCGTATGGCCAGGACCACGCTGCACGCCGTCGCCGATGCCCGCCGAGCGTAG
- a CDS encoding phosphate ABC transporter ATP-binding protein: MPHASASPAPAPPSPVKIQADRLSFYYGAKRALTDISIDIRGHVVTALIGPSGCGKSTFLRTLNRMNDIVPGARVEGRLTIDGADVYAKGTDVVALRRRVGMVFQKSNPFPKSIFENVAYGLRVNGLFADRRDLDEQVEQSLRAAALWDEVKDRLHDSALALSGGQQQRLCIARALAVRPEVLLMDEPASALDPIATQRIEELVYELKRQYTIVIVTHNMQQAARVSDATAFFWLGELVEFGPTDQIFTNPGRPLTEDYVTGRFG; this comes from the coding sequence ATGCCACACGCCTCGGCGTCACCCGCCCCCGCGCCGCCGTCACCCGTCAAGATCCAGGCCGATCGGCTGAGCTTCTACTACGGCGCGAAGCGGGCGCTGACCGACATCTCGATCGACATCCGCGGCCACGTCGTGACCGCGCTGATCGGACCGTCGGGATGCGGCAAGAGCACGTTCCTGCGGACGCTCAACCGCATGAACGACATCGTGCCGGGCGCCCGCGTCGAGGGCCGGCTGACGATCGACGGCGCCGACGTCTACGCCAAGGGCACCGACGTCGTCGCGCTGCGCCGCCGCGTCGGCATGGTGTTCCAGAAGTCCAACCCGTTTCCGAAGTCGATCTTCGAGAACGTCGCGTACGGCCTGCGCGTCAACGGGTTGTTCGCCGACCGGCGCGACCTCGACGAGCAGGTCGAACAGAGCCTGCGCGCCGCGGCGCTCTGGGACGAGGTCAAGGACCGGCTGCACGACTCGGCGCTGGCGCTCTCGGGCGGCCAGCAGCAGCGCCTCTGCATCGCGCGCGCGCTGGCCGTCCGGCCCGAGGTGCTGCTGATGGACGAGCCGGCGTCGGCCCTCGATCCGATCGCCACGCAACGCATCGAGGAGCTCGTCTACGAGCTGAAGCGCCAGTACACCATCGTCATCGTCACGCACAACATGCAGCAGGCGGCGCGCGTCTCCGATGCGACGGCGTTCTTCTGGCTCGGCGAGCTGGTCGAGTTCGGGCCGACGGATCAGATCTTCACGAATCCAGGCCGGCCGTTGACCGAGGACTACGTGACGGGAAGGTTCGGCTGA
- the phoU gene encoding phosphate signaling complex protein PhoU, which translates to METERHVRHFQEELEVLKARLLEMGGLAEAHVRTAMQALIDRDVPAIDQVLASDAEINQLHIEIDDRCVKLLALHQPMAVDLRAIVAAVKINSDLERVGDLAVNIAEAASRYLQHPPVKELIDIPRMALIAQTMLRDALDAFVRRDTALAQSVLDSDDALDTLKMLVFRELLRHMLRDPSTIEPGLDLVLISRHLERIGDHATNIAEDVIFMVSARDVRHHRGDA; encoded by the coding sequence ATGGAGACCGAGCGGCACGTCCGGCACTTTCAGGAAGAGCTCGAGGTCCTCAAGGCGAGGCTACTCGAGATGGGAGGGCTGGCCGAGGCGCACGTCCGGACCGCCATGCAGGCGCTCATCGATCGCGACGTGCCGGCCATCGACCAGGTGCTCGCGAGCGACGCCGAGATCAACCAACTGCACATCGAGATCGACGATCGCTGCGTCAAGCTGCTCGCGCTGCACCAGCCGATGGCCGTGGACCTGCGCGCCATCGTCGCCGCCGTGAAGATCAACAGCGATCTCGAGCGCGTCGGCGATCTCGCGGTCAACATCGCCGAGGCGGCGTCGCGCTACCTGCAGCACCCGCCGGTCAAGGAACTGATCGACATCCCGCGGATGGCGCTCATCGCCCAGACCATGCTCCGCGACGCGCTCGACGCCTTCGTGCGCCGCGACACGGCGCTCGCCCAGTCCGTGCTCGACAGCGACGACGCGCTCGACACGCTGAAGATGCTCGTCTTTCGCGAGCTGCTCCGCCACATGCTGCGGGACCCGTCCACGATCGAGCCCGGCCTCGACCTCGTGCTCATCTCGCGTCACCTCGAGCGGATCGGCGATCACGCGACCAACATCGCAGAGGACGTCATCTTCATGGTGTCGGCGCGCGACGTGCGGCACCATCGCGGCGACGCCTGA
- the yacG gene encoding DNA gyrase inhibitor YacG — protein MPDAPLCAYCRRRPVADPVRPFCSERCKMADLGRWLAGDYRLPAGADDDLEAEPGDSHDGARPEDGPRPRR, from the coding sequence ATGCCCGACGCTCCGCTGTGCGCGTACTGTCGCCGGCGGCCCGTAGCGGATCCCGTTCGGCCGTTCTGCAGCGAGCGCTGCAAGATGGCCGACCTGGGCCGCTGGCTGGCGGGCGACTACCGGCTCCCGGCCGGCGCCGACGACGATCTCGAGGCCGAACCGGGCGACTCTCACGACGGAGCACGACCGGAGGACGGTCCCCGCCCTCGCCGATGA
- a CDS encoding citrate synthase, translated as MSDSLTITDNRTGKQYEVPIEHGAIRAMDLRKIRTSDDDFGLMTYDPAFQNTAACKSRITFIDGDKGILRYRGYPIEQLAAQSTFLETAYLLLNGELPTRSQLETWTAEIARHRRLPANVKSILEGFHLDAHAMGVFLATVGALSTDYPDAKQIHDKAQRGLQIRRLIAKAPSIGAHVYRHSRGLPYIDTDDGLGYTANFLHMLFKKDGQPYRPEPVFERALEVLFILHADHEQNCSTHAMRGIGSSHADPFSALAGAAAALYGPLHGGANEAVLLMLEEIGSVKNVPGFIAGVKRGEGRLMGFGHRVYKSYDPRARIVKQTADAVFEVTGRNPLLDIALELERIALEDDYFISRKLYPNVDFYSGLIYQAMGFPVEMFPVLFAIPRTAGWLAQWDEMLSDAEQKIARPRQIYLGEDLRDVPDRP; from the coding sequence ATGTCCGATTCGCTGACGATCACCGACAACCGCACCGGCAAGCAGTACGAGGTGCCCATCGAGCACGGCGCGATCCGCGCGATGGATCTCCGCAAGATCCGGACGTCCGACGACGACTTCGGATTGATGACGTACGACCCCGCCTTCCAGAACACCGCGGCCTGCAAGAGCCGGATCACGTTCATCGACGGCGACAAGGGCATCCTCCGCTATCGCGGCTACCCGATCGAGCAGCTCGCCGCCCAGAGCACGTTCCTCGAGACGGCGTACCTGCTGCTCAACGGCGAGCTGCCGACCCGATCGCAGCTCGAGACGTGGACGGCCGAGATCGCGCGGCACCGGCGTCTGCCCGCGAACGTCAAGTCGATTCTCGAGGGGTTCCACCTCGACGCCCACGCGATGGGCGTCTTCCTCGCCACGGTGGGCGCGCTCTCGACCGACTACCCCGACGCGAAGCAGATTCACGACAAGGCCCAGCGTGGTCTCCAGATCCGGCGGCTGATCGCGAAGGCCCCGAGCATCGGTGCGCACGTCTACCGCCACAGCCGTGGCTTGCCGTACATCGACACCGACGACGGCCTCGGCTACACGGCGAACTTCCTGCACATGCTGTTCAAGAAGGACGGACAGCCGTACCGGCCGGAGCCGGTGTTCGAGCGGGCCCTCGAGGTGCTGTTCATCCTGCACGCGGACCACGAGCAGAACTGCAGCACGCATGCGATGCGCGGCATCGGCAGCTCGCACGCGGATCCGTTCTCCGCGCTCGCCGGCGCGGCGGCGGCGCTCTACGGCCCGCTGCACGGCGGCGCCAACGAGGCCGTGCTCCTGATGCTGGAGGAGATCGGATCCGTGAAGAACGTGCCCGGGTTCATCGCCGGCGTCAAGCGCGGCGAGGGCCGGCTCATGGGCTTCGGCCACCGCGTCTACAAGTCCTACGACCCGCGCGCGCGCATCGTCAAGCAGACGGCCGACGCGGTGTTCGAAGTGACCGGCCGCAATCCGCTGCTCGACATCGCGCTCGAGCTGGAGCGGATTGCCCTCGAGGACGACTACTTCATCTCGCGCAAGCTCTACCCGAACGTCGACTTCTACTCCGGCCTGATCTACCAGGCCATGGGCTTCCCGGTGGAGATGTTCCCGGTGCTCTTCGCCATCCCGCGCACCGCCGGCTGGCTCGCGCAGTGGGACGAGATGCTGAGCGACGCGGAGCAGAAGATCGCGCGGCCGCGGCAGATCTACCTCGGCGAGGATCTCCGGGACGTGCCGGACCGGCCGTAG
- a CDS encoding M28 family peptidase, whose product MRPGFLSRPPGSRRVLAVLLAFVTAATVIGQGPAGFDSARAWEHLTQLVAIGPRPAGSPQIRQTRAYLTRQLRAMGLVVQEQPFIATTPLGRVEMINLIVRLPGRRPDRVLFTGHYDTKLLRDQVFVGASDGGSSAAFLLELARVLASRPRELTYDLVWFDGEEAVIEWQGNDHTYGSRYYVEAEKRAGGLTSIRAMILVDMIGDRNLTIRRDGFSTPWLTDVIWAAAGRLGHGGVFVQEETRVEDDHLPFLGAGVPSVDIIDLDYPAWHTADDNLSNVSARSLQIVGDVLLAAIPEIERRLQ is encoded by the coding sequence ATGAGGCCGGGGTTCCTGTCCCGCCCACCGGGCAGCCGGCGGGTCCTGGCGGTACTTCTGGCGTTCGTCACGGCCGCCACGGTCATCGGGCAGGGCCCGGCTGGCTTCGACAGCGCGAGAGCCTGGGAGCACCTGACACAGCTCGTCGCGATCGGGCCCCGCCCGGCGGGCTCACCGCAGATCCGCCAGACGCGCGCCTACCTCACGCGGCAGCTTCGCGCCATGGGGCTCGTCGTCCAGGAGCAGCCGTTCATCGCGACGACGCCGCTCGGCCGCGTCGAGATGATCAACCTGATCGTCCGCCTGCCCGGACGCCGGCCGGATCGCGTGCTCTTCACCGGGCACTACGACACGAAGCTCCTTCGCGATCAGGTGTTCGTCGGCGCGAGCGACGGCGGCTCGAGCGCGGCGTTCCTGCTCGAGCTCGCGCGCGTGCTGGCCAGCCGTCCGCGGGAGCTCACCTACGATCTGGTGTGGTTCGACGGCGAGGAAGCCGTGATCGAATGGCAGGGCAACGACCACACGTACGGCAGCCGGTACTACGTGGAGGCGGAGAAGCGTGCGGGGGGCCTGACGTCCATCCGCGCGATGATCCTCGTGGACATGATCGGCGACCGGAACCTGACGATTCGCCGCGACGGGTTCTCGACGCCGTGGCTCACCGACGTGATCTGGGCCGCCGCCGGCCGGTTGGGACACGGAGGCGTCTTCGTCCAGGAAGAGACGCGCGTGGAGGACGACCACCTGCCGTTCCTCGGCGCCGGCGTCCCGTCGGTGGACATCATCGATCTCGACTATCCCGCCTGGCACACCGCCGACGACAACCTCTCGAACGTCAGCGCGCGGAGCCTGCAGATCGTCGGCGACGTGCTGCTCGCGGCGATTCCGGAGATCGAGCGGCGGCTGCAATAG
- a CDS encoding SpoIIE family protein phosphatase translates to MAHPRLHVSDSLGDRDVAIDHFPFTIGRRETNDVRLGGSEVSREHAQITNDGGVIIIRDRESRYGTFVNGDRITESPLRPGDRIRLGRGGGADLVFVTADSDVISTSRTTAARDDLRQITSLLEGFRALGSGRVLQDVLALVLDAAIDLSGGERAFIMLSNPEGVLEFKLARGRDKQTLTDSTFAVSRKVPEDAFRSGKTRVVADLFDTGVADVHMGTVALGIRHVVCVPLNFVQYVESAEAKGEDRRIGVLYLDSRERGTLLSEATRAALETLAAEASVAIENARLYRDKLEKARLEQEMRIAAEIQQALLPKPRASLGFVEAAAASVPCRSIGGDFFDYLDEPNTSFGFTLGDVAGKGPPAALMSAMMQGMFAGMAETEGPAAAITRFNKALCRRGVEARFVTLLFGILSPGGELTYCNAGHNPALVLGKAGLRRLGAGGPVVGLLEAAPYAQEETRLDSGDVVVLFSDGVSEAFNSAGEDFGEPRLIEVAQRTAGQSAQAVVDEIVGAVRSFTKGAAQSDDITVMVIRYLGPHGT, encoded by the coding sequence ATGGCCCATCCCCGACTCCACGTCAGCGACAGCCTCGGCGATCGTGACGTCGCGATCGACCATTTCCCTTTCACGATCGGCCGGCGCGAGACGAACGACGTGCGGCTTGGCGGCAGCGAGGTGTCGCGCGAGCACGCGCAGATCACGAACGACGGCGGCGTCATCATCATCCGCGATCGGGAATCGCGGTACGGGACGTTCGTCAACGGGGACCGCATCACCGAGTCGCCGCTCCGGCCCGGCGACCGGATCCGCCTCGGCCGCGGCGGCGGCGCCGACCTCGTGTTCGTGACCGCCGACTCCGACGTCATCTCCACGAGCCGGACGACCGCGGCGCGCGACGACCTGCGACAGATCACCTCGCTGCTCGAGGGCTTCAGGGCGCTCGGGTCCGGCCGCGTCCTGCAGGACGTGCTCGCGCTGGTGCTGGACGCGGCGATCGACCTGTCGGGCGGCGAGCGGGCGTTCATCATGCTGTCGAATCCCGAGGGCGTGCTTGAGTTCAAGCTCGCGCGCGGCCGCGACAAGCAGACGCTCACCGACAGCACGTTCGCGGTCAGCCGCAAGGTGCCCGAGGACGCGTTCCGCAGCGGGAAGACGCGCGTCGTCGCCGACCTGTTCGACACCGGCGTCGCGGACGTCCACATGGGCACGGTGGCGCTCGGCATCCGGCACGTGGTCTGCGTGCCGCTGAACTTCGTGCAGTACGTCGAGTCGGCGGAGGCGAAGGGCGAGGACCGCCGGATCGGCGTCCTGTACCTGGACAGCCGCGAGCGCGGCACGCTGCTCTCCGAGGCGACGCGCGCGGCGCTCGAGACGCTGGCCGCCGAGGCGTCGGTCGCGATCGAGAACGCGCGCCTGTACCGGGACAAGCTCGAGAAGGCGCGGCTGGAACAGGAGATGCGGATCGCGGCCGAGATCCAGCAGGCGCTCCTGCCGAAGCCCAGGGCCAGCCTCGGTTTCGTCGAGGCGGCCGCGGCGAGCGTGCCGTGCCGCTCGATCGGCGGCGACTTCTTCGACTACCTCGACGAGCCGAACACGTCGTTCGGGTTCACGCTGGGCGACGTGGCCGGCAAGGGGCCGCCCGCCGCGCTCATGAGCGCCATGATGCAGGGCATGTTCGCCGGCATGGCCGAGACCGAGGGGCCGGCGGCGGCGATCACGCGATTCAACAAGGCTTTGTGCCGGCGCGGCGTCGAAGCGCGGTTCGTCACGCTGCTGTTCGGGATCCTGAGCCCCGGCGGCGAGCTGACGTACTGCAATGCCGGCCACAACCCGGCGCTCGTGCTCGGCAAGGCTGGCCTGCGCCGCCTCGGCGCGGGCGGGCCCGTCGTGGGTCTGCTGGAGGCCGCGCCGTACGCGCAGGAAGAGACGCGGCTCGATTCCGGCGACGTGGTGGTGCTCTTCAGCGACGGCGTGTCGGAGGCCTTCAACAGCGCGGGCGAGGACTTCGGCGAACCGCGGCTCATCGAGGTCGCCCAGCGGACGGCGGGCCAATCGGCCCAGGCCGTCGTCGACGAGATCGTCGGCGCCGTGCGGTCGTTCACGAAGGGCGCCGCGCAGAGCGACGACATCACCGTGATGGTGATCCGCTATCTGGGCCCTCACGGGACATGA
- a CDS encoding rhomboid family intramembrane serine protease gives MLPIRDVIPSRTAPWLTLVLIAAHAAVFAATALAARDTFAGIAVEYGLTPDHAGLLTATTSMFLHENLVHLAGNLLALWVLGETVEDRLGRGRYLLLYVVAGYAAALAEVWAAPRMATPLLNASGPIAGVIGAHLALFPKARLLVLFPFDLVEAPAAAFIACWFVLQVAGGLGRLASPGSGDVVLWAPLAGCLAGLMLGRVLRRPERMTIDWLDRA, from the coding sequence ATGCTCCCGATTCGCGACGTCATCCCGTCCCGCACCGCGCCGTGGCTCACGCTCGTGCTGATCGCGGCGCACGCCGCGGTGTTCGCCGCCACCGCGCTCGCGGCGCGCGACACGTTCGCCGGCATCGCCGTGGAGTACGGCTTGACGCCGGACCACGCCGGTCTTCTCACGGCCACGACCTCGATGTTCCTGCACGAGAACCTGGTCCACCTCGCCGGCAACCTGCTCGCCCTCTGGGTGCTGGGCGAAACGGTCGAAGACCGTCTCGGCCGCGGCCGCTATCTGCTCCTGTACGTGGTCGCCGGTTACGCCGCCGCGCTCGCGGAGGTCTGGGCCGCGCCGCGCATGGCGACGCCGCTCCTCAACGCCAGCGGGCCAATCGCCGGCGTCATCGGCGCCCATCTCGCGCTCTTTCCGAAGGCACGCCTGCTGGTGCTCTTCCCGTTCGACCTGGTCGAGGCGCCAGCCGCCGCCTTCATCGCGTGCTGGTTCGTGCTGCAGGTCGCGGGGGGGCTGGGGCGCCTGGCCTCGCCGGGCAGCGGCGACGTCGTCCTGTGGGCGCCGCTCGCGGGGTGCCTGGCGGGGCTGATGCTCGGCAGGGTGCTGCGCCGGCCGGAACGGATGACGATCGACTGGCTAGACCGCGCGTGA